A single window of Streptomyces xanthii DNA harbors:
- a CDS encoding winged helix-turn-helix transcriptional regulator, translating into MSPTHTGVTTPAELDPCGREDHPDCGIRDVLDRIGDKWSVLVIVELAGGPRRFRELQRAVDGISQRMLTLTVRRLERDGLVLRTVYPTVPAQVDYRLTDTGAGLTHLVKALADWSLAHRTVIAEARHAYDETHPDHDIR; encoded by the coding sequence CACACCGGGGTAACCACCCCTGCCGAGCTCGACCCGTGCGGGCGCGAGGACCACCCCGACTGCGGCATCCGCGACGTCCTGGACCGCATCGGCGACAAGTGGTCCGTGCTCGTGATCGTCGAGCTGGCCGGCGGGCCGCGCCGCTTCCGTGAGCTGCAGCGCGCCGTCGACGGCATCTCCCAGAGGATGCTCACCCTCACGGTGCGCAGGCTCGAACGCGACGGCCTCGTGCTGCGCACCGTCTATCCGACCGTCCCGGCCCAGGTCGACTACCGGCTCACCGACACCGGAGCCGGACTGACCCACCTGGTCAAGGCACTCGCCGACTGGTCCCTCGCCCACCGCACCGTCATCGCCGAGGCCCGCCACGCGTACGACGAGACGCACCCCGACCACGACATCCGCTGA